The proteins below are encoded in one region of Silene latifolia isolate original U9 population chromosome 2, ASM4854445v1, whole genome shotgun sequence:
- the LOC141631604 gene encoding uncharacterized protein LOC141631604, with protein sequence MLDKRIMTLSEKNNKFLKYNTMKFLGLPLPPLLLRCHDPSLEVSTTRGYTLIPRMMMSNIRVFAIPIDIQMSISQRQYPSDRASSHTYTTTNNNNNNAGDIHIATCNGDDNCVTNMVNRTRELLWCKDDQGNIPLHLALEKGHKKIAMYLIKEFPQGSYALNQFEKSPLYLGVVNDHKDLVDFMLANLANDKEATKNIGKGKSILLPAITAKNQEMVQVIMKHRPKLIKPTNKGNNEELSPLSCAAHNGLTDIIGLFLSKYPDLAHKDYSYPIHKACIGGHVDILKMFHTRCPNYFTKPNENGLTILHLAAKEPNNKLKDVVSYLLRLPERTKLLKMEDQTNRTPLKLARYIGNNEVAEMMEP encoded by the exons GGTCTTCCATTACCACCCCTCCTTCTCCGATGCCACGATCCATCGTTGGAGGTTTCTACGACTAGAGGGTACACCTTGATTCCTAGGATGATGATGAGCAACATCAGGGTTTTTGCTATTCCTATCGATATACAAATGAGTATCTCTCAAAGGCAATACCCTAGTGACAGAGCCAGTAGTCACAcatatactactactaataataataataataacgcgGGTGATATTCATATCGCGACATGTAATGGAGATGACAATTGCGTTACAAATATGGTTAATAGGACGAGGGAGCTACTTTGGTGCAAGGATGACCAAGGGAACATACCATTGCACCTAGCCCTTGAAAAAGGGCACAAAAAGATAGCCATGTACTTGATTAAGGAGTTTCCACAAGGCTCATATGCCTTAAACCAATTTGAAAAGTCTCCTCTTTACTTGGGTGTGGTCAATGATCACAAGGACTTGGTTGACTTCATGTTGGCCAACTTGGCTAATGATAAAGAGGCTACAAAAAATATAGGGAAAGGCAAATCAATTCTTCTTCCTGCCATCACTGCCAAAAATCAAG AAATGGTACAAGTCATCATGAAACATCGACCAAAGCTGATCAAACCAACCAACAAGGGCAACAACGAAGAATTGTCTCCTCTTTCTTGTGCAGCACACAACGGTCTTACAGATATAATCGGTCTCTTCTTGAGTAAATATCCCGATCTAGCACACAAGGATTACTCATACCCGATTCATAAGGCATGCATAGGAGGCCATGTTGATATCCTAAAGATGTTCCACACTCGTTGCCCTAACTACTTTACCAAACCCAATGAAAATGGGCTAACCATACTTCACCTCGCCGCGAAAGAGCCTAACAACAAGCTCAAAGATGTGGTCTCATACTTATTGAGACTTCCAGAGCGTACGAAACTTCTCAAGATGGAAGATCAAACTAATCGTACTCCCCTTAAGTTGGCTCGATATATAGGAAATAATGAGGTGGCTGAAATGATGGAGCCGTGA